The DNA window CAACGTCTGCTGTCGTGAGGAAATTTTTGGTCCGTGCGCCTACCTGGTCAAATTCACGGACGAAGACAAGGTTGTGCGCCAGGTCAATCAGCTTGCCTATGGTCTGGCCAACAGCGTCTGGTCGGCGGATTTGGACCGGGCAAACCGCGTGGCGGAGCGGATGGTGGCCGGCAACAGCTGGATCAATGCGCACAATGTTTTCGCCTACGGGCTGCCATATGGCGGCGTCAACCTCAGCGGCCTGGGAGGCGGGGTAAACAGCCCGGAAACCTTCAACGATTATCTGCGTTCCCAGACCATTGCCCGACCGCTCACCTGATGTCCGCTGCCCTTGAGTTTTTGAAGCGTCTTCGGGACGACGGGTGTGTTCGCTCGGCGGACGCGTGGCTCAGCCCCTTGGGCGGCGGCGTCTCCAGTGAAATTTATCTCGTGCACGACGGCGAAGAACGCTTTGTCGTGAAGCGCGCCCTGGCCAGGCTCAAGGTCGAGGCGGAATGGTATGCGGACGTGGCCCGCAACCGGACGGAGCAGAAGTGCCTGGCTTGCGTCGCGACCATCCTTCCGGGAGTCGTGCCGGCCGTTCGGTTCGCCCGCCCCGATGCAGGGTATTTTGCGATGGAATACTTTGGAGACGACTGCGCGAACTGGAAACAGCTTTTGCTGGATGGCACTTGCGACCCGGCGCATGCCCGCACGGCCGGTTGTGTTCTCGGCGAAATTCATCGGCAGACCGAAGGTCGTCCGGAGTTGCGGGCGCAGTTCGACACCGGCGCCAATTTTCACCAACTGCGGATTGCCCCCTATTTGTTGACCACCGGGGAACGCCATCCCGCCTTGCGCGACGCCTTCATCCGGGAAGCGCAACGGCTCATGGAAACCCGCGAGTGTCTTGTGCATGGTGATTTCAGCCCGAAAAACATCCTCATCAAACGCCAACGCCTGATTGTGCTCGACTGCGAAGTGGCATGGTATGGCGATCCCAGTTTCGACGTGGCGTTTCTGCTCAACCATTTCTTTCTGAAAGGCCTTTATCATGCGCCGCGACGTCCCGGGTTGGAGGAGATGATCCTCGCATTTTGGCAGAGTTACTGTGCCCGGCGGCCAGCCAGCCGGGCAATCATGGAGCGTCGCGTCGTTCAACTGCTGCCCCTGCTGATGCTGGCGCGGGTCGATGGCAAATCACCGGTCGAATATCTGGAGGCTGGCCGAAAGGAGTGGGTGCGGCGCTTTGTGACCCATCATCTGGGCGGCGCGGGCATGGACTTGGAAACGATCACCAGCCATTGGTTTGACCAGGCAGGTTCGTTGTCACCAGTGGAGGCAGGAACATGAAGATTGCCACCGTTTCGGCCTGGCAGATTTACGATTCGCGCGGTTTTCCGACCGTGGAGGCTGAAGTCCGGCTGGCCAATGGCGTTTGCGGCCGTGGCATGGCGCCGTCGGGCGCTTCCACGGGGCAGTTCGAGGCGCTGGAATTGCGGGATCGTGATCCGGCGCGGTTCCGCGGCAAGTCAGTATTCAAGGCCATCGCTCACATCGAGGGCGAAATTGCCGCGGCCTTGAGCGGGCGCGACGTCGAAGCCTTTGACCAACGGGATGTGGACACACGTCTGATCCAACTGGATGGCACGCCCAACAAGAGCCGGCTCGGAGCGAATGCGATCCTGCCCGTTTCCATGGCGGTTGCGAATGCGGCGGCGGCGGCGGCCGGCAAACCGCTCTTTGAGTATCTGGGTCAGGGCCAGGGCCGGGTTCTGCCGATCCCGGAAATTCAAATCATTGGCGGCGGTGCCCATGCCAACTGGCGGACCGATGTGCAGGATTATCTCTTGATCGCCGTGGGCGCCCGCAGCTTGTCCGAGGTGATGGAGATGACCCACAACGTATACCATGCGGCGGGGGATTTGCTCGCCGAGCGCGGCAAACGCTGTGGTGTTGCGGATGAAGGCGGTTACTGGCCCGACTTTGAAACCAACGAAGCGCCGCTGGGCTTGCTTGTCGAAGCCATCAGCCGGGCCGGTTACCAGCCGGGCAAGGACGCCGCCCTGGCGCTGGATATTGCGGCCAGCGATCTCTATGACGCGGAGACGCGGCGGTATCGCTTCAATCTGGAGGGACGCGATTTTAGCTCCGACGAATTCATCGCATTGATGCAAACTTGGTGTGAACGTTATCCCGTCGTTTCCCTCGAGGATCCTGTGGCCGACACGGATTGGGACGGCTGGAGGATGATCACGCGGCGCCTCGGCGGGCACGTTCAACTGGTGGGGGATGATCTGTTCACAACAAACGTGGCGCGCATCCAACAGGGCGTCGAACGGGCGGTTTCCAACGCCGTGCTGATCAAGCTGAATCAGATCGGCACCGTGAGCGAGACGATGGATGCAATTCGTCTGACCCAGAAGGCCGGCTGGCAGCCGATCGTTTCCGCCCGTTCAGGAGAAACGGAAGACGCCTTCATTTCACACCTGGCCGTGGCCACGAACGCAGGGCAGCTCAAAGTCGGCTCGTTTGCCCGCAGCGAACGCATGGCCAAGTGGAATGAGTTGTTGCGCATTCAACGCCAGTTGGGATGCCACGCCCGGTTTGCGGGGTTCCCCCCCTCCGCGGCGGCCGGCCCGCCGGGCATGACGCCACCGAGGTCAAACTGATCCGTCACAAAACCGTCTCATGCCACCGTTTGTTTCCCGTTCCAAGTCCACCGGCTGGCAGCCGCAGGTCTTCCACTCCAAGCTGAGCTGCGCCCACCGCTGCCGGGTGTCCACCTCGGGCGGCCGCTCGAACTGAATCCACACCCAACGGCCGACCACCTCGGCCAGTTCAAAGAACCGGGGCGAACGGCGCCGCAACAGGCCCAGCAAGGTTACGGTGTCCACCGCGCGATTCACGCGCCGCCGCGCGAAGTTGATGCGGGCCAGCCCGGGGCTGCGGGGTGATGCGGTTGAAGTGTCACTGCCGGATCGGCTCCCGAGCTCTTCAAAAGGTCGTGATTTGTTTTCATGGTCCTTTTTTGCGGGTCGTGACGCTGCACGTATTCGGTCTGTCGCTCTTCACCAAAAAGCCGAGCCCCCGGCCCTCCTGCGTGGGAGTAGTCTTCAGAGGGCACCGCGCGAGGCGGGCGAAGCGGAGTGGAGTGATCCGACGCGGAAACGTCGGAGTCAGGCAAGAAGCCCGCTGCCAATCTGCGACTTACTGCGAGATGCGAAGAAACCAGCAGGGGACGATGCAAGGTCGCAGTCTGGCGGCGCCTCCATCGCAGTCACCCCCCCCGCATTTGGATGGGCAGCCGGGTGCTAATCGGTGCCCACATAATACTCCACTTCTAAACCTAGCATGATCAAGCGGTGCGTGATCACATCGTTAGCCAGACACATGCCGAAGGCTCAAATATCTTTGTGATGGCCGATGGAACGAAGGTAAAGACATGGCAGCGGCAATGCAGTTTCAAAAATCCACGCCGAGGCCGAGCACAAGGCGGAAGTCGTCGGGCTTGGGTTCAACCCCGTCGGCGCCGACTTTTGGCTGGCTGATGCGATCCCAAACGAAGGAGACGTCGAGGTCGAAGCGTTTGGTGAGTTCGAGGGAGAGCGTGCTGACGGAGTGGTGGGTGGTTTCACCGACCTGCCGGCTGGTGTATTGGCCACGATATTCGAGGAGCCATTTGATGCGATGGGTGATGTCCCATTTGAATCGGCTGCCGAAGGTGAGTGCGCCAGTGCCCTTCTCAGTCGGGTCGCCCGGCTCGGTGGAATCGAACCAGGCATATTGATAGGCGGGGCCGGTGGTGATGTTCCATTCCATATCGGGACGGTCAATGATGTCGTAGCCGATGCCGACGCCGCCGGTCAGCCGGTGTTTCAAGTTTTGAAACGGGTCCTTGTAGTATTCAACACCGGGCAGGACGAGATAGAAGCGCTGGGAAAGCCAGAGGTCGAACTCGGAGTTGATGCGGTGATTGTTGGCACTCTCGACGCCATCAACGCTGCTGACGTTGCCGATGTAATCGAGACTGAGGCGCGTGTCGGGCGTGCGGCGCTGGAGATGCAACTGAGCGTTGTATTCGACGGCCCGAGTGTTGCCGTCCCGTAACGTGAGACCGAGCGTAGCCTGACCGGACCACAGATTCCGCTCCTTGGAACCGCCGGGCGTGAGACTCTGGAGCTGATCGCGGGGCAGGACGCTCGCGTTGGTGCCGCCCACCGCCACCTGTTGCGGAGTGATGGCGACCGGGCCAGAGAACGTCTGACCCGTGATGGACAAGGTGTCGAGCGTGCGGGGGGAGCGGAGCTGGCGGATGTCCTTCCAATCGAACGACAGGTCTCCGAGTTCTTCGCTGAAGAACTCGAGGGTCCGATCCTGCATGGCGTTGAGACGACCCTTCAACCATTCACCGG is part of the Verrucomicrobiia bacterium genome and encodes:
- a CDS encoding aminoglycoside phosphotransferase family protein; this encodes MKRLRDDGCVRSADAWLSPLGGGVSSEIYLVHDGEERFVVKRALARLKVEAEWYADVARNRTEQKCLACVATILPGVVPAVRFARPDAGYFAMEYFGDDCANWKQLLLDGTCDPAHARTAGCVLGEIHRQTEGRPELRAQFDTGANFHQLRIAPYLLTTGERHPALRDAFIREAQRLMETRECLVHGDFSPKNILIKRQRLIVLDCEVAWYGDPSFDVAFLLNHFFLKGLYHAPRRPGLEEMILAFWQSYCARRPASRAIMERRVVQLLPLLMLARVDGKSPVEYLEAGRKEWVRRFVTHHLGGAGMDLETITSHWFDQAGSLSPVEAGT
- the eno gene encoding phosphopyruvate hydratase, which produces MKIATVSAWQIYDSRGFPTVEAEVRLANGVCGRGMAPSGASTGQFEALELRDRDPARFRGKSVFKAIAHIEGEIAAALSGRDVEAFDQRDVDTRLIQLDGTPNKSRLGANAILPVSMAVANAAAAAAGKPLFEYLGQGQGRVLPIPEIQIIGGGAHANWRTDVQDYLLIAVGARSLSEVMEMTHNVYHAAGDLLAERGKRCGVADEGGYWPDFETNEAPLGLLVEAISRAGYQPGKDAALALDIAASDLYDAETRRYRFNLEGRDFSSDEFIALMQTWCERYPVVSLEDPVADTDWDGWRMITRRLGGHVQLVGDDLFTTNVARIQQGVERAVSNAVLIKLNQIGTVSETMDAIRLTQKAGWQPIVSARSGETEDAFISHLAVATNAGQLKVGSFARSERMAKWNELLRIQRQLGCHARFAGFPPSAAAGPPGMTPPRSN
- a CDS encoding DUF481 domain-containing protein; translated protein: MLWLASLLPGVSSELSSAPAQVITTNYIIVTNVVLVTNQPPAINHQLPTNATLPALDWVPPADSFDWIQLKSGEWLKGRLNAMQDRTLEFFSEELGDLSFDWKDIRQLRSPRTLDTLSITGQTFSGPVAITPQQVAVGGTNASVLPRDQLQSLTPGGSKERNLWSGQATLGLTLRDGNTRAVEYNAQLHLQRRTPDTRLSLDYIGNVSSVDGVESANNHRINSEFDLWLSQRFYLVLPGVEYYKDPFQNLKHRLTGGVGIGYDIIDRPDMEWNITTGPAYQYAWFDSTEPGDPTEKGTGALTFGSRFKWDITHRIKWLLEYRGQYTSRQVGETTHHSVSTLSLELTKRFDLDVSFVWDRISQPKVGADGVEPKPDDFRLVLGLGVDF